One Chromatiaceae bacterium genomic region harbors:
- a CDS encoding ComF family protein yields the protein MLGDKVVTCCLPPTCVLCGGQGFGGLDLCPGCLADLPRNLNACPRCAMPLAERQTNRCTCGACQHQPPPQTSSYVPFLYRYPITALVVGAKFAGRLNMARLLGQCLAHSLLESGMARPEILIPVPLHPLRLRDRGYNQALEIARPLAKILSIPVDVDVCVRSRSITPQEGLDRAERRANVSGAFKVERPIRTRHIAVIDDVVTTGSTTAELARVLLQAGADRIDIWGVARTHIEAYRQGSKVID from the coding sequence ATGCTGGGTGATAAGGTCGTTACCTGTTGCCTTCCACCCACCTGTGTCCTCTGCGGGGGGCAAGGTTTCGGCGGGCTCGACCTTTGCCCCGGCTGTCTGGCGGACCTGCCCCGTAACCTTAATGCCTGTCCACGCTGTGCCATGCCCCTGGCCGAGCGGCAGACGAACAGGTGTACCTGCGGAGCCTGTCAGCATCAGCCCCCTCCCCAAACCTCCTCCTATGTGCCCTTTTTATATCGATACCCCATAACTGCTTTGGTTGTCGGAGCGAAGTTTGCCGGACGCCTGAACATGGCCCGCCTGTTGGGCCAATGTTTAGCACACTCCTTGCTGGAGAGCGGCATGGCGCGACCGGAAATTCTTATCCCCGTGCCCCTGCACCCTTTGAGATTGCGCGACCGTGGTTACAACCAGGCCCTGGAGATCGCCCGGCCCCTTGCCAAAATACTGTCCATCCCAGTGGATGTTGATGTTTGTGTCCGCTCGCGGTCCATCACCCCACAGGAAGGCCTGGATAGGGCGGAAAGGCGCGCCAACGTCAGCGGGGCCTTCAAGGTCGAACGCCCGATCAGGACCAGGCATATTGCCGTAATCGATGATGTGGTGACGACCGGCAGTACTACCGCCGAACTGGCTCGGGTGTTGCTCCAAGCCGGTGCCGACCGCATCGACATTTGGGGGGTGGCGCGGACGCACATAGAGGCATACCGTCAAGGCAGCAAGGTAATTGATTAG